GATGAGATCGTCGACGCCGATACGGACGGCTTCACCAACTGCGGTGGAGATTGCAACGACTCCAACCCTGCCGTGCATCCCGGCGCGACGGACGTGTGCAACGGGGTCGACGACGATTGCGACAACGCGGTCGACGAAGGCATGCCCGACGCGGACGGCGATGGTTTCGATGCCTGCGCCGATTGCAACGACGCCGCGCCATCGGTTCATCCAGGCGCCGTGGAGGTCTGCAACGCGGTGGACGACAACTGCAGCGGCACGGCCGACGAAGGATTCCCGGATTCCGACGCGGACGGCTCCGCGGACTGCGCGGACTGCCAGGACTTCGATCCTTCCATCTACCCCGGCGCGGCCGAAGTCTGCAACCAGATCGATGACAACTGCAACGAGCTGATCGACGAAGGCTTCGACCAGGACGGAGATGGCTTCTCTGTTTGCAATGCCGATTGCAACGATGCCGATCCGAGTGTCTGGGACATGCCGGTCGAGGTTTTCGACCTGACGCTGACTTCCGTCATGCCGGCCGATCCATCCTGGGTCGACCTGGGTCCCTTCATCGGCCCCGGCACGGTCTACGACCTCGTTTCGGGCCCGCTCACCACCACGGCCGGCTTGAACCTGCCATCGGCTTCGTGCCTGCAGACCGGTGGCCCGAGCTCGTATCAGGATTCCCGGCCGAACCCCTTGCCCGGCGCGGGATTCTGGTACCTCGCGCGCGCCCGCAACTCGTGTGGAGTTGGAACCTATGGGTTTTCGAGCAGTGCCGTCGAGAGAGTGATTCCCGCCTGTCCGTAGATTCAAAACCAGATTCTTGCGAATCAGTCGACGCGCTCGAGCAGGACGGTGGCGCCCATGCGACGGAAGATCTCGCGGCGCTCGGGGCCGGCGAAGCGGGCCATCAGACGGAAGATCGGGGCCCAGGGCATTTCGCGCTTGAGGCGGTGGGCCTCCACCCACATGCTGCGGAACTCCACCTCCCGCCAGCCGTAAGGGCGGAAGAAGTCGGTCCCTTCGGCGGGCCCGAACTGCATGCGCGTCGCGGCGTCCTGCATGACCCGGCCGTAGACCTTCTGCAGCCTCTTGAGCAGCACGGGCGAGGCGAGATCGAGGAGCCACCAGCGCAAAGCCGGCTGCGCGTGGAGATCCTCCGCCAGCTTTGCCACCTCCTGCTCCGCGAGGTAGACGAGCAGCCCCTCGGACAGGACGAGGCCGCGCCGCAGCGGATCGCCGAGCCGTCCGAACAGCGCCCGGCGCGCCGCCCGGTTGCGCAGGTCGAGCCGCACCGCCTCACGCACGCAGTGAGGCCTCTCGCCGGATAGCTTCGGCTCCTTGTAATCGAGCATCTCGGGGAGGTCGACCTCCACCCACCGCAGTGTCGGCGGGAGGGGAAGGCGGAAGGGGCGGGTGTCCAAGCCGGCCGCGAGATTGAGCACCAGGTCGGCGCCATCGCGCTCCACGCAGCGCAGGATCAGCTCGTCGAAGACCGTCGTGCGGACGATCATCGGCCAGGCGAACGATTTCGCGCGGGGGAGGCGGCGGAGGATCTCCTCGCCGCGCGCGCCGGCGAGGAGCCGGGCGTAGGGATCGCGGAAGTGGGCGTCGGGGCGATCCGATTCCATCGCCCGGTACATGGCCACCCAGCGGGCCGTGTCGGTGATGCTCTCGAGGACGGGACGGGAAGGACTCATCGTTCCCTCCGGCGCTCAAAGAGAGGCGCGCCAAAGGGCGCGCCGGTTCCGTCAGGGCGGTTCTTCAGTCGCCGCGCAGGATGTTCCCCAGGATGCCGCTGGCGGCGTTGCCTCCTCCTCCGCCGCTCCGCCCGGGAATCCTCGGGATGAGCCACGACAGGAAGGCCTGGGTGGAGCGGGTCTGCATGTAGAGATCGCCGGCGCCGCGGAACTCGCAGACCAGCCCCTCGCCCGACAGCAGCGTCGACTTCCAGCCCCCCACGCGCCGCACGTCGAACGACAGGCCTTCGGTGAAGGCGACCACGTGGCCGGTGTCGCACAGGTAGCTGCGGCTGCCGTCGAGGGACACCTTGTGGATGGCGCCGTAGGAGCAGAGGATGATCGGTCCCGTCCCGGAGGCGCGCAGCAGGAACAGTCCTTCCGAGCCGAAGAAGGTCTTCGCACCGCCCCACTTGAGGTCCAGGTTCAGGTTCGGCGCGCCGGCCAGGAACGATCCCGACTGCACGTAGAGGGTGCCGCCGGTCATCTGCAGCGTTCCGATGTCGCCGGGGAGCGACGGGGCCAGCGTGATCTCGCCCGGGGCTCCTTTGGAGGTGAAGGTGTTGGCGAACAGCGTCTCGCCCCCCAGGACCGATCGGGTGATCGCCCCCAAGACGCCCCCCTTCATGGCGGTCTCGACGGTCATGTTGGAGCTCATGCTCACCATGGCTCCCGCCTCCGCCTGGATCGATTCTTCCGGGTTGAGCTTGACGATAGCGAGGGAATACGCAGGCTGGTACTTGATCTCGATGTTCATCTCGTGTCTTCCCCCCGGCCGACCCCCAAAGCGTCGGCCACACGGTTGATGTAATTGAACCAGGACGCAATCAACGTTATCTGCAGAATGCCGCGGTCATCGAAGCCCACCTCGCGCAGCCGATCCAGGTCGGCGGGTGCCACGCGGGTGGCGTCGCGGCTCAGCTTGACCGAGAAATCGAGCATGGCGCGGTCGGCCGGCTCCAGC
This genomic stretch from Candidatus Polarisedimenticolia bacterium harbors:
- a CDS encoding putative metal-binding motif-containing protein, yielding DEIVDADTDGFTNCGGDCNDSNPAVHPGATDVCNGVDDDCDNAVDEGMPDADGDGFDACADCNDAAPSVHPGAVEVCNAVDDNCSGTADEGFPDSDADGSADCADCQDFDPSIYPGAAEVCNQIDDNCNELIDEGFDQDGDGFSVCNADCNDADPSVWDMPVEVFDLTLTSVMPADPSWVDLGPFIGPGTVYDLVSGPLTTTAGLNLPSASCLQTGGPSSYQDSRPNPLPGAGFWYLARARNSCGVGTYGFSSSAVERVIPACP
- a CDS encoding SAM-dependent methyltransferase, whose protein sequence is MSPSRPVLESITDTARWVAMYRAMESDRPDAHFRDPYARLLAGARGEEILRRLPRAKSFAWPMIVRTTVFDELILRCVERDGADLVLNLAAGLDTRPFRLPLPPTLRWVEVDLPEMLDYKEPKLSGERPHCVREAVRLDLRNRAARRALFGRLGDPLRRGLVLSEGLLVYLAEQEVAKLAEDLHAQPALRWWLLDLASPVLLKRLQKVYGRVMQDAATRMQFGPAEGTDFFRPYGWREVEFRSMWVEAHRLKREMPWAPIFRLMARFAGPERREIFRRMGATVLLERVD
- a CDS encoding TIGR00266 family protein — protein: MNIEIKYQPAYSLAIVKLNPEESIQAEAGAMVSMSSNMTVETAMKGGVLGAITRSVLGGETLFANTFTSKGAPGEITLAPSLPGDIGTLQMTGGTLYVQSGSFLAGAPNLNLDLKWGGAKTFFGSEGLFLLRASGTGPIILCSYGAIHKVSLDGSRSYLCDTGHVVAFTEGLSFDVRRVGGWKSTLLSGEGLVCEFRGAGDLYMQTRSTQAFLSWLIPRIPGRSGGGGGNAASGILGNILRGD
- a CDS encoding peroxidase: MAKALSEDYTRAPLEPADRAMLDFSVKLSRDATRVAPADLDRLREVGFDDRGILQITLIASWFNYINRVADALGVGRGEDTR